A DNA window from Engystomops pustulosus chromosome 6, aEngPut4.maternal, whole genome shotgun sequence contains the following coding sequences:
- the LOC140065995 gene encoding posterior protein-like — protein MELVQKFVKKYSSARYQSCADGSLEEQYKELMMQCKAHNEKLDRKVLSKRGKKERLGNEVMMLIKMKELAEVKEVNWSIQRLQCKESIDRISDSVIDISAKTTSEMDNLQAKVDELSIRNEDLDKQLHECRLSSVSTEAHIHSLEREIQQRDMIITSLKGQLSETMAQLCKQEEQIRSLQVQNQTCHKAADVCIVTPGGWSDEQSLIPADKSPTLTIQDRLHLCQVIGEWDTNESPIIVSNKFEAVVKQYNLCNADAWSLLRAWLPGPLAAQLSSTHMGDDDSGVDLRRKELQRIMGGRDIRGENTLRRYRFRTGDDPLIFCNKYLTLFKSVYNCPDMSQDDSDFLYSMANQCNVDYTTKVALRNATSLENFINILRDWCEENNKDEPSGYLSTEYRARRTRHVWYCYGCGRPGHIKRFCDVNNANHGKHYNSLNAEIDAIEPETIEEATTPPGSNHTETCNKVVG, from the exons ATGGAACTTGTTCAAAAGTTTGTGAAAAAGTATTCCTCTGCTAGATACCAGTCATGTGCAGATGGTTCACTAGAGGAGCAATATAAGGAGCTGATGATGCAATGTAAGGCCCATAATGAGAAGTTAGATAGGAAAGTGCTCAGTAAGAGAGGGAAGAAAGAAAGGTTGGGCAATGAAGTTATGATGTTAATTAAGATGAAAGAATTGGCTGAGGTAAAGGAAGTAAATTGGTCCATACAAAGGCTCCAATGTAAGGAAAGTATAGACAGAATCAGtgactctgtgattgacatttctGCTAAAACAACTAGTGAGATGGATAATCTACAAGCAAAGGTGGATGAGCTGTCTATAAGAAATGAAGATTTGGATAAGCAGCTACATGAGTGTAGATTGAGTTCTGTATCTACTGAAGCTCATATACATTCCTTAGAAAGGGAGATACAGCAGAGGGACATGATAATTACATCACTAAAGGGTCAATTGTCTGAAACAATGGCCCAACTGTGtaaacaagaagagcagatccggtCCCTCCAAGTACAAAACCAGACGTGCcataaagcagcagatgtctgcattGTCACACCCGGGGGTTGGAGTGATGAACAGAGTCTAATACCTGCAGATAAGTCTCCAACACTCACCATCCAGGATAGACTACATCTGTGTCAGGTTATTGGAGAATGGGATACAAATGAATCACCAATAATTGTATCCAATAAATTTGAAGCTGTGGTGAAGCAATACAACTTGTGTAATGCGGATGCCTGGTCTCTGCTCCGAGCATGGCTTCCTGGGCCTCTGGCCGCACAgttgtcatctacacacatgggaGATGATGATAGTGGCGTGGACTTAAGAAGGAAGGAATTGCAGCGTATCATGGGAGGCAGAGACATAAGGGGTGAGAATACCCTGAGAAGATATAGGTTCAGGACAGGTGATGACCCCCTTATCTTCTGTAACAAGTATCTGACATTATTTAAGAGTGTTTACAACTGCCCCGATATGTCTCAGGATGACTCTGATTTCCTCTATTCAATGGCAAATCAGTGTAATGTGGATTACACCACAAAGGTTGCCCTTAGAAATGCCACATCCCTAGAGAACTTTATTAATATACTCAGGGACTGGTGTGAGGAGAACAATAAGGATGAACCATCAGGATATCTGTCTACAGAGTACAGAGCTAGGAGGACGagacatgtctggtattgctatGGATGTGGGAGGCCTGGACATATTAAACGTTTCTGTGATGTAAATAATGCAAACCATGGGAAACATTATAATTCATTGAATGCAGAAATTGATGCCATTGAGCCTGAGACCATTGAGGAGGCCACAACACCTCCTGGAAGTAACCACACAGAGACAT gCAACAAGGTGGTTGGCTGA